In Lagenorhynchus albirostris chromosome 1, mLagAlb1.1, whole genome shotgun sequence, the sequence GACCTTACTTTTGAGGTCCTTGCCTGACCCCAcgcctgcccccagcccaccgGCTTCTGTGAGCCTGTCTGCACTCTGACCTCGTGCCAGAGCGGTCCTGCCTTTGCGTGCATCTCCCAGGAAACCTCTTCCCTTTGCTTATAGGAGTTGGAACTCATGTTTTGCTGTCTAACTAGGGTGTCTTTTCAGGTCTGAAAAAGATTCTGGAGGTGGGGGGCTCCGTGCAGGACCCTCCCGGGGAGCTCACAGTGACAGCAAACAGCCGTATGAGCGCCTCCATTCTCCTCAACAAGCTCTTCGATGACCTGAAGTGTGATGCCGAGAGGGAGAACTTCCACCGACTCTGTGAAAACTACATCAAGTAAGGGAAGCCTCCTATTGCCAGGGTTCCTGCGAGAGTTCTGACTCTTTGGGGAGGGACAGCAGTGAAAGGTTTCCCACAAGGAGAGCAGCCTTGGGGAAGACTAGCTGGGGCCAGACAGGGTGGTCCCAAGGGCCACATCTTGTTCCAGAGTGACCTCCCCAGGGACATTCTTTCTCAAATCAGTTCTCTAGCGCAACAAATGTCCTCAAGCACATAGTgttcactgagcacttactgtgtgtccGTTCTGATACAGCAGTGCAGCATGACAGTCCTTAAGGAGCTCACAGCTAGGAGAAGACAAGTCAGGAAATAAGCAGCACAAGTTCAGATCTTAGTGAGTACAGGGAAGGAGACAACAGGGTGGTGTGAGTGAGAGTGACCTACATTAGGTGGCGTGTCATCAGGGGAGGCTCGAATGAAAGCCTCGGTAAAGAACGCCAGCGACTGCCATCCAGAGGAGGTCCTCGTCTTCCCAttggcagtttttcttttcttcttcttcttttttttttttgactgctccACGCAGCttatggaatcttagttcctcgaccagggatcaaacccgggcccccccggcagtgaaagcccagaatcctaaccactggaccaccagggaatgccGGCAGCTTTTCTTGCTGTTGCTGCCCAAGTAGTGCAGATGCCCGGCcagtggaggggaagggagggaagaagagtccCCTTATGCTGGCTTTGATGTGACAGCTGCCACCCTGTACCCCTCAGGAGCTGGTTTGAGGGCCAAGGGCTGGCTGGGAAGCTGCGGGCCCTCCAGACGGTGTCCTGCCTCCTGCAGGGCCCGTGTGATGCCGGCAACCGGGCCCTGGAGCTGAGTGGCGTCATGGAGAGTGTGATCGCTCTATGTGCCTCGGAGCAGGAGGAGGAGCAGCTGGTGGCCGTGGAGGCCCTGATCCACGCGGCCGGCAAGGCCAGGCGGGCCTCGTTTATCACGGCCAACGGCGTCTCGCTGCTGAAGGACCTGTACAGGCGTGGCGAGAAGGACAGCATCCGCATCCGGGCGCTGGTGGTGAGGCGGGCGGGCCTGGGCTGGGCAAGCGGGCAGCCAGGCAGGGGCCCCGGGCTGGCTGGTGTCTCAGGGTGCAGCACCAGCACACGCTGGGTGACAGTATGGGAAGTGCAGGGCCTTGTCGAGGCCGGAGGCAGGGGCCCTGGCTCCTACTACCACAGGGCTCATGGTCGGGTCAGAGAGATGAGCCTCGTACAGAGAGGACACCTGAGAATGCAGGGCGGCCCGGGCTGCCCTCTGCGGGCAGTGGGagtggctccaggaggagacgaTGGAGGACACACTGGGCAGGCGGGTCAGAGGGCTGTGTGGACAGGCTGGGCCAGCAGGCGGCCCCAGGAGCAGGTGGTGTGGGGACTGCCTGGCCTCCCTGAGCCTGTTGCAGCCCTGCACCTTGAGGAAGCTGGTCCTCCTCCTTGGAGCACTTAGTCCTGGGTTTCTCCATTCCGTGAGGATCCTGGCCTGGGCCAAAGTACCCATCTTCTCCCCACATGGATCTTAGTTCCATCTGTAAAGAGCTTCCTTCTATGACGTGGAAAGAAAGAGCAAATCCCAGTGTGATCGGGCCGGGTTGGGGCCCAGGCCAGCACGGTGGTCAATATGTCAGTCTCTACCAGATGCCATGTCACGTGGCCACCCCAGTAGGTGATTTTGCTGCCCGGTGCTCCAGGTGGTAACCTGGTGGCGGTGTGCATGGCCTCCAGAGAGCCTGACAGAGTGCCCGGGGGGGAGCCCACGCCAGCTGTGGAGGAGCCCTGCTCTGCCTCCGTCCCTCGGCCAGCAGCTGGTTCTCACCTCTTCCACCAGGGACTCTGTAAGCTCGGCTCGGCCGGAGGGACCGACTTTAGCATGAAGCAGTTTGCTGAAGGCTCCACGCTCAAACTGGCCAAGCAGTGTCGAAAGTGAGTCATTTAGCACTGTTGTGGCTCCCGACCTGTCAGCCAGACCTCAAAAGAGGAGGGTGGGGCCTCCTCACTGCCCTGTCCTCCCCCAGGCAGGCCCTCCTGCGCTGCTGCGTGAACTGCTTCTGTCTGTGGCGGGgatgccccagcccctggcttttcccccttggtccTGGTGTACCCCTCCTGTCCCCCCACCTTTCTGATGGTCATCTGTGCCCTGCATGCCCCCAGGTGGCTGTGCAATGACCAGATCGATGCGGGCACTCGGCGCTGGGCGGTGGAGGGTCTGGCCTACCTTACCTTCGATGCCGATGTGAAGGAGGAGTTTGTGGAGGATGAGGCTGCGCTGAAGGCTCTGTTCCAGCTCAGCAAGGTAGCTCCATGGGTTCCTGCAGTCGTCCGGGGACGCTGTCTAGGGTTAGAGCTTACGGGGCTTTCTTGGCAGGTCTTGGCCAATGGCTTTTGTGACCCCACAGAGAGGGGGGCTGGTAGCCCGAGTGGCCGCTCTGTGTGGCCTGGGTGTACTGGTCTGCGCCAGCAGGGTCGGAAAGGACGATCTCTTAGGGGGAGTTGGGGTGGTCAAGTGTGTGAGCTCCCAAAGTCTGGGGCCACCCTCGGGCCTTGGCGGTGCCCACGTGGTCCAGCTGAGGGTAGAACTGGGAGCCTGGGCAGCGCTTATCCCGGTGCTGCTGTTCCCCCCGGGATGGCCGCTGATGGCCCCTCTGCCCCCGGCAGTCCGAGGAGAGGTCGGTGCTCTTTGCAGTGGCCTCGGCGCTGGTGAACTGCACCAATAGCTACGACTACGAGGAGCCGGACCCCAAGATGGTGGAGCTGGCCAAGTACGCCAAGCAGCACGTGCCCGAGCAGCACCCCAAGGTGAGGGGGCTGCTAGGAGGGGTTTGGGGGCCTCCGTGTCACTGGGGCCAGTTGACCCGAGACATCCACAGCAGATGAGCCTTCTGTTTAAGCGGGTTCCTTCCCTTTGTTTTCATGCTCATCAATTTGTGCCGTgaggagggttcccctttcccTGCCTAATCAGCCGAGGCCCCTGTGCTCAGCTGCCTTCTCCCCAGGACAAACCGAGTTTCGTGCGGGCTCGGGTTAAGAAGCTGCTGGCGGCTGGTGTGGTGTCGGCCATGACGTGCATGGTGAAGACCGAGAGCCCTGTGCTGACCAGTTCCTGCAGGGAGCTGCTCTCCAGGTGAGCCTGCCCCAGCTACACCAGACCTGCTGCAGCCCGTCAGCCTCCAGGCTGTTGATGGAACTACAGCGGGAGCAGGTCCTGGTGCCGTGGGCCCCTCAGAGCAGGGGGCCACCCGCATGGCGCCCTTCTTTTGCTGAGCCCAGGAGTGGAGGGTCTGCCTGCCAGAGCCCGGGCCGGCCCGTCCAGCACAGCCTTCTCCCCACAGGGTCTTCCTGGCTTTGGTGGAGGAGTTCGAGGACCGTGGCACCGTGGTTGCTCAGGGAGGGGGCAAGGTAAGCGGGCTTACAGACTCCTTCCCGATGGCATGTAAAACATCACTGAGTGGCTGCTACACCAGAGATCAGTGTTGGGTGTGGGACGGAGAAGTATTATTAGCGACCAGCAGGAATGTCTTCCTGCTGAGTGAGAGATgctgggggccgggggtggggggcggtggggcTTTTTAGAGCCCCGGACTTTGTACCTATTAGGGTCCTGAgctctcctcctttcccttgTGTCATTGACCTCCATGGCTCTGGTGCCGGGCACAATCCACATCTGTCCCTTAATAGTTGTATCGGGAAGTGTTTGGGTAGCTTACTGGGAGGCCTCAGAGAGAtgagagggtgggagtgggagtaTCATTGTCAAGCCTGGGGAGAGAAtggtggggaagggtgagggCAGCACAGTCAGGGCCTCAGAGCCTCGTGGTTTGGGCCTTATGTTCCCGGGCACATCTTGGACACTGATGGGCTTGTCCCTACAGGCTCTGCTCCCGCTGGCCCTGGAAGGCACTGACGTGGGGCAGACGAAGGCAGCCCAGGCTCTTGCCAAGCTCACCATCACCTCCAACCCAGAGATGACCTTTCCCGGTGAGCGGGTGCGTGTCTTTCTGCCCGAGCGCTGGCCTGTCCTCCACCCCCTCACAGGGCCCTGATGGCCTTTGACCCGAGCTGCGGCTCCTCCTTGGGGAAGTGTCAGCTTTGCTGAgccctgggggtgggaagggcaggCTTCTTTTTGGGGCTGGACTCCCTCCCATCTGCAGGgctggtggggttgggggagctgGGGCGCATAGCCCTGACAGGTGGGTGCGTATCGCAGATCTACGAGGTGGTCCGGCCCCTCGTCTCTCTCCTGCACCTCAACTGCTCCGGCCTGCAGAACTTTGAGGCACTCATGGCTCTAACAAACCTGGCAGGGATCAGCGAGAGGCTCAGGTAAGGTCCCTTGGGATGTGGGGCCTGGGCAGGGCATCATGGTTTGGACCATCCCCAGGAAAGCGCTTTACAGCGTGGAAAGCACTCCCCAGTCACTCACTTATTTGCTCCTCATGGTGACTCCTCTGCACCTTACCGCGGAGGAGACAGGCTGAGAGGCGTGACTTGTGCAGTGTCCCGTGAGATAGCAAGGGACTGGGCGATGACAGCGCAGACCctggagtcaggctgcctgggttcaaatcctgggttCACTGTTTATTAGTGTATAACCTCACAAGTAACTTaatccctctgtgcctcagtttccccctctgtgaAATAGGGTGGCTAGAGTACCTAGCTCGTGGAGGAGCAGTGAGGAggactaaatgagaaaatacGTGTAAAAGCATTTACTACATAGGTGCCTGGCTCCTGGCAATGTGCCCAAGCAGTACAGATTAGCTGTTACTGCTGATTGTGACCTTGGGCCACTCAGTCTCCTCTTCTgcaaaatagtaataatgataatcaCACCTGCACCTTCACTGTAGGGCTGTAGCGAGGATTAAGTAAGGTAGTCCGAGTGCTGGGTCAGGGTGAGGGCTCGAAAGTTAGGTGTTAGCATTGCCATCATCACCACCTGGGTCTCCTAACTCCTACTTTAGAGCATTTCCCAAGGTCATGTGCTATTTCCTAGGCCCAGTTAGAAGGCTGGAAACCACTGCCTGGTGGTTTCATCCCTGGTGCAGGAGGGTCTTTGGATATTGCCCAAGGAAATCCTTGGCCCCGGGTTTGATTGTGTGGGGAAACGGGTGGGGGTGATGGATGCCAGCGCTCTGGTGATGCCGACCCTCCACCCTTGGCCCCACAGGCAGAAGATCCTGAAGGAAAGGGCTGTGCCCATGATTGAGGGCTACATGTTTGAGGAGCATGAGATGATCCGCCGGGCAGCCACCGAGTGCATGTGTAACTTGGCCATGAGCACGGAGGTGAGGGTTGGTCCAGGAGGCGGTCATGGCAGGCAGGCACGCAGAAGTACCTGTCCCTGGCTGGCCTTTGCCCCAGCTAACCTGGTGCACTCCCCGCTTCCGGCCACAGGTGCAGGATCTCTTTGAAGCCACGGGCAGTGACCGGCTGAAGCTGCTGGTGCTGTACAGTGGAGAGGACGACGAGCTGCTACGGCGGGCGGCTGCTGGGGGCCTGGCCATGCTCACCTCCACGCGGCCCTGGCTCTGCAGCCGCATCCCCCAAGTGGTCAGTGCCCCTTcttggtggggcaggggaggtgggccAGGAGCCCCCAGCCAGGGTGTGTAAGTGAGTGCCCTGCCAGGGTTCCCTGATGCTCGGTGGTCACGCTGCCCTGTTTCCTGCAGACCACACACTGGCTGGAGATCCTGCAGGCCCTGCTTCTGAGCCCCAACCAGGAGCTACAGCACCGGGGTGCTGTGGTGGTGTTGAACATGGTGGAGGCCTCGAGTGAGATTGCCAGCACCCTGATGGAGAGCGAGATGCTGGAGATCCTGTCAGTGCTGGCTAAGGGCAAGGAGAGCCCAGTCATGAGGGCTGCCGCCGCTTGTCTGGGGAAAGCAGTGGAATATGGGCTTATCAGACCCAGCCAGGATGGAAAGTGAGGACCTGCCTCTCACACACGCTACCTATCGCAGCACAGGGAGCGAGGACAGACATGGCCTTGGCTGGTGGGTGCTGGGGTGTCTCCTGCCCAGCTGCCCTTTGATGTCCTCTGTTCTGAGTCAGGGGCCACGTTCACAGCCCTGCTCTGCCAGCACTGCCTCCAGCCTCACGCAGCAGGGAACTTTTCCTGTACTACTTAGACAGCTGGGAACGGGGAAGGTGCGTCCTAACTCAGCCTGTGGATTCCCTGCACTGGGAAGGACCCAGCTGTGAGCCTCACCAGCTGTGAGTCTCACCTGAGCCTGCTGGCAGGTCCACTCCTCATCCTCTAATAAAAAGTGTGTGGAACTCAAATATGTGCCCAGTCAGTGGGCAGGGAGGGCTGGCTGTGGGCCAGAGCGTGGAGCAGGAGCTGGGCATGGCTGAGCGTGTGGGCAGCTTTTCAGCAGCACAGCCACCTCTGTGGAAGGAATCCAATGAattcccaccccagggcccgCTGAATTGCcttttaatccttgtagagggcCAAAGGGTAAATGTAAGCAAATCAATAAAGTATCCAGTCGCATGGAAACACATGCATTAGGCTTTTCAATACttctgcctttatttatttatggctgctttggggtcttccttgctgtgtaggctttctctagttgcagtgaacgggggctaacgggggctactcttcgttgcggcgcgcgggcttctcattgtggtggctttttcttgtggcggagcacaggctccaggcacgcgggctcagtagttgtaactcaggggctgtagagcgcaggctcagtagttgtggcgcacgggcttagttgctccgccgcatgtgggatcttcctggaccagggcttgaacccgtgtcccctgcattggcaggtggattctttaaccactgtgccactatgGAAGCCCACTTCTGCCTTTGTATTGAGAGTTTTCAGTGACCTCCAGTCAGGCAGAGCTCGGGATATGGGAGTGGGAAAGCCCTGAGGGAAGCTCCAGTAGCTGGGCGGGGTTGGAGCTAAGCTTGGACCGATGCGGGCATCCCCACCTGCCTGGGCGGGTGGTCCCTTGAGAGCCTGCTTCCGCTCTCTGCAGAGCGGACTAAGCCCAGCTTGACTCTCATTGGCTTAACGGAGGTAAGTGACAGATCCTGAGCCAATGGAAGGTAAAAACTGCCCAGCACCCGCCTAATTCGGGTGCCGCTTCTAGGGCCTCAGGCCCGCGCGTGTCCATTAAATAGCTGCCGCCATCTCAGACAGAGGACTGACAGGCGGCGCCCGTCACTGGGGTCGCTTGTCGCCAACCCCTTAGTTCTTTCTGATCGTCCCCCAAGTGTTTCTAATACTGACTCCGCGGCCCCGCGCGTGCCTGCGGAGGACGGGACCATCTGGCCCAACGAGCCCACGCCCACCGAAGGTTTCGCCCACTCCCCGCCGGAGGCCGCAGCGGCCTAGCGTAGGCCTTGGGACCGGTTTGATCGAGCTGGGACTGGACAGGCCGCGGCGGGGATCGCCGGAACCGAGGTGAGCTTGTCCCAAGGCTGTCCTCCCCGCGCGGTGACATCACCCCTCTCTCTGGTGATTGGCCCCGGGGAGGCGGCGGCAGCCAATGGGCGCCTCGCTCAGGGCGCGGCTCTTCAAACCTTTCCTTCTTGCGGCTgccagccaggccctgggctgggtggtgaCTCGTTCCTGGGTGGCCGCCCTGCGCCCCggcctttcctcctccctcaagACTGCCCATCGGAAGGAGCTGCCTGAGGCGGTGGAGGGCACAGGGTCAAGATTAAGGTCAGAGGCTTACTAGGGCTGGGATTTGACCCGGAAGGGGTAGGAGCCCAGGCCCGGGTCAAGGAGAGATCCAGGACCTGACTTCACAGGCTTGAAAATGCCAGTGAAATTCTGATCAAGTCGAACATGCTGTACGGAAAAAGTGGCCTTACCGTGCCACTCGACTGTGCGTTTGTCTCCCCATTTATGCGTGAGCTCCTTGGAAGTAGACATCGGTCCTTCTCAATGACTTAGCCTAAGGGATCAATAAATGCATGTGGAACGAATAAATGACTAGATAAGGTCCAGTTGAAATTGTGTTTATATAGGTCCCTGAAAATCCAGTGGTCATTTTTATCAATTCTAAGTACTGGACTTAATAAGCTGATACCGTGTGCTTGCCATGGTAGGTGCCAACACTTGAACCCTTTATTTGCATCTGTTCCAAATAATTCTACAAGGTACGTACAAACATCACCTCTCCTACTCCCCAGCTTTGTGAAACTGAAGAAATTGAATTGGATTGAGAGAGTTTAAGTAAATTGGCTGAGGACACAGGCACTGGTAGCTGCAGAGGCAAACATGTGAACCCTGGAACTGGTCCTAACCCGTACAGGGCATTGTCTCTCAAATGCTGTGCCTTCCACTGGTGGGAAGAGCACTGTATGTGGAAATGATGAGCCTTGAGTTCAGCCTTCTGCCCCGCTCGGTCCTAAGCTATGTGATTGTGTAAGGGTTACTTTCTCTGGGAGTCTCCGCTGTCAAATGGGGGCAATTCTAGTTCCCAAGATTACATGGGATAATGTGCCTGGCATTGGGAATTTGGAGGGGGAGGGACTCAGATCCTAGTCCAACGCCTAAGAGAGAAGCCATTTAAATACCTCGTGCCCAATCTGTGGGACAGCGAACTTGCTCGAGTCAAAAGGGAAGGCAGGAAAAGTGCCCCACTCTAGACAGCTCAGAATCTTCCTAAATCTGGCAGGACTTTAGCCAAGGCTCCCGCTCAGCGAATGTTGGTGGAACGCACATCGTCTGCCTCTGTGGTTAGGAGGATggcatttcccccattttacaggtgaggcagCTTCAGTGTACCGCAAGGGCTCATCTGGAAGAATCTCTTCGAGTTCTAGCCTTAACCCTCCGTCCCGCCGGCCGCCGCAGCCAGGTCGCAGCCAGCAGAGGGCGCTGCCGGGCATGGCCGAGGAGCGTCGCGGGGCCTGGTTCGGCTTCGGTTTCTGCGGCTTCGGGCAGGCGCTGGGCTCGGGGCGCGGGCGCCAGGTACACAGCCCCGAGCCTCTGAGGGCGCCAGGCGCGGGCCTCGATGTCTGCCGCGTGAGCGCGAGCTGGAGCTACACCGCCTTCGTGACCCGTGAGCACCTCCTTCCGGCCCCATCCTGACCCCAGCCCCGGGTGCGtgtcccgccccctccccagccagctCTCCGCCCCCGCAGGTGAAGGAGGCCGGGTGGAGCTGTCTGGCTTCGCGGTCGGAGCGGCGGGCGGCTGCAGGGACGCGTGGGCGTCGGAGGAGCTCCTGGTGGTGCTGCGCGCGGGGCCGGGACCCGGGGCCGGGACGGAGCTGCAGGCCTGGGCGCCCGGTTCGGCGCTGCGCGGGGAGCCCCTGTGGGCCCAGACCGTGCCGGAGGCCGAGCGGGAAGACGGACCGGTCGGCGATGAGACCCAGGCTGGGCCGCTGCCGCTGCTGCCCTGCGCTCGCGCCTACGTGAGCCCGCGGCCGCCCTTCTACTGGCCTCTGGCCCCGACACTGCGGGCGCGCCGGCTGGAGCTGGGCGCTGAGCACGCGTTGCTGCTGGACGCGGCGGGCCAGGTGTTCTCCTGGGGCGGGGGCAGGTGAGGTGGGCCGGCTGGGCTTTTGCGGCGatgacggggtgggggtgggggggtgcgggTAAATGTGGCTCGGAGTGGGAGGTGAGCATACAGGGGGCAGGAGTGAGCaattggggagggaaggggagggaaggggaaggagaccCCTTGGTGTAGTTGACTAGGGTCTCCCTTGCTCAGGCACGGACAGCTGGGCCACGGGACTCTGGAGGCAGAGCCGGAGCCGAGGCTGCTGCAGGCGCTGCAGGGCCTAACCATGGCTGAGGTGGCCGCAGGTGGCTGGCACTCTCTGTGTGTGAGTGGTGAGTGACCTAGTGCTTTTCCAAAACCAGCTCAAGGTCTCGTAGGCTCCAAACCTTTCTCCTTCTCTCGCAAATTGATGGGTGCCCTAGCCGGGCCTCCTCCCAAGCTCCTCCCACATCAGCCAGCCCAGTCATTCATGACTCCCTAACGCCTCTCAGATTCAGCCCCTCTGCTGCCACCATCACCCACTCGCACCCGGACTGTCACAGTTGTTTCCTGTCTTCTGTTACTGGTCTCACTACCCCTCCCCTCCGTCTGCCTCCAGCCAGGGCTGTCTTTCTAAAATACTCCCCAAGGGAGAATGAAGGGGTGAGGGGCAACCgagctaaggagaaaaaaaaggcagcagtTGCCCGGGTGGCCGTGATGTGTGGCACACAGTGGACACTTGGATGCCCACCGGGAGGATGATGATGGTGAGTGTGAGCTCTGGTGGTGCCATGGCTGGTGACCCAGGACCAGAATGAGGAGTTTCACTTTAGATTGTGTTCACCACTCTGGCAGGTGATCCAGGTGTAGCTGATCTCTAGGCTGTTGGGTGCAGCTGGGAGCAAATGATCTTTGCAAGGATCTGCATTTGGGGCTCTGGCCTCCACTTATATCATTACCGACCAGGTCCTGATACGCAGCAAGCTAGACGCTGAGATGCCAGGTTTACAGCCAAGAAACACTTTGTTCACAAGGCAGCCAAACGAGGAAATGGGAGAATAATAAGTCTCAGATCTGCCTCCCTGAAGGGAGTTGGGGTATTTATGGGATAAGCAGGGTGGTCTTAGgcgtggggaaaggtgattggaggtAGGGAAGAAGGTGAGGTAATCAGTGTTCTGAGTAGGCATATCTGGGTCACATGCGTCTGCATATTCAAAATGGAGGcgctttgggaattccctggcggtccagtggttaggactcggcactttcacttcAGGGGCcctggttcagtccctggttggggaactaagatcccacaagccgcgcagtgtagccaaaacaaaaaagtggAGGCGCTTAGCatgatctgagggtggagttttccaGCCCTCTGACATCAAAAGGCCATCCACTGGACATCTGCACAGGCCCAGTTTTAGGGTCAGTGGCCCCAACTAGTCCCCAGCTGGCTTTCATTGGGCAggagctgactccaagttcctgtgAAACAACTGAGTTGCATGAAGCTGGGAAGGTAtgcaattaaagagaaaaaaagaaaaataatgaaagtgaacTTAATCAATGAAGGCACTTAACAAGCAAAGGGGTTTTAACAGGCTGTTCCCTCATCTGTTGTTCTGTAAGAGAAGTTCAAGAATTCCTATTAGTTATCAGCTTCTGTTAACTCTATGGGGCATGGTTTCACCAGGGGTCTTTAAAAGCTACCTATGCCTGTACTGTCCTGTCCATATTCACATGTAATGGGCCTGGGTCGGCAGCCAGGCTTGAGAATGAGTGGgctggagggaagagaagagagggctGGAAGGTGAGCCCAATGGGAAGTCTCGCACTAAGGTCCAAAAGGCATTTGAGGCCTTGGCGTCGCATGGTTGGAGCACAGATGCTTCAGACCAGACCTCCCAGGTTCAAATCATCACCCTGCCCCTCGTGATCTTGGGCAGAGCAccgaacctctctgtgcctcaagttttctcttgaataaaatggggatattgtGCTTAAAACAGTGGCTCAGAATAAGCACTTGATAAAAATCAGCCACTGCTGTTAGTGAATTTTTAGCATAGGGCTGTTGCTCCAATCAACCAACTCCAGTGTTGTGAGAGCTTCCAGAGGCctccgggggagggggagggtgctaTGGGTAAAGGGGGTTGGCTGGATGGTGACAGATGAAAACTAGCCTCTTGGTGATAAGCACACTGTAGTGCatacagaagtcaaaatataatgctgtacacatgaaacttatataatgttataaaccaatacCACCTCAGTTAAaacaacagttttttaaaaggcctTCAGTAGGACCGGTGGCAGGTAGGGCTGACGAAAGGGGCCTGGGCTCAGTGGATGTGAAAAAAAGACCACTGGGGAACTTCCAGGGCCACATTTCCAAACTGCACGCGGGGGGAGTGGGGGGTGCAatttaacaaaaaaggaaaaaatgaaagtggaGAGGAAGAGCCAGCAAGCGGCTTCCTTTAAGAATAGGgtgacctggggcttccctggtggcgcagtggttgggagtctgcctgccgat encodes:
- the RCCD1 gene encoding RCC1 domain-containing protein 1 isoform X6, coding for MAEERRGAWFGFGFCGFGQALGSGRGRQVHSPEPLRAPGAGLDVCRVSASWSYTAFVTREGGRVELSGFAVGAAGGCRDAWASEELLVVLRAGPGPGAGTELQAWAPGSALRGEPLWAQTVPEAEREDGPVGDETQAGPLPLLPCARAYVSPRPPFYWPLAPTLRARRLELGAEHALLLDAAGQVFSWGGGRHGQLGHGTLEAEPEPRLLQALQGLTMAEVAAGGWHSLCVSEAGDIYIWGWNESGQLALPTKSLAEDGKTTAEASGLNEDGSEVKTVAGGEDGAPAPFIAVQPFPALLDLPLGSDAVKASCGSRHTAVVTRTGDLYTWGWVFFFFLASPHNL
- the RCCD1 gene encoding RCC1 domain-containing protein 1 isoform X2 encodes the protein MAEERRGAWFGFGFCGFGQALGSGRGRQVHSPEPLRAPGAGLDVCRVSASWSYTAFVTREGGRVELSGFAVGAAGGCRDAWASEELLVVLRAGPGPGAGTELQAWAPGSALRGEPLWAQTVPEAEREDGPVGDETQAGPLPLLPCARAYVSPRPPFYWPLAPTLRARRLELGAEHALLLDAAGQVFSWGGGRHGQLGHGTLEAEPEPRLLQALQGLTMAEVAAGGWHSLCVSEAGDIYIWGWNESGQLALPTKSLAEDGKTTAEASGLNEDGSEVKTVAGGEDGAPAPFIAVQPFPALLDLPLGSDAVKASCGSRHTAVVTRTGDLYTWGWGKYGQLGHKDTTSLDRPCRVKYFVDKQLQVRTVSCGPWNTYVYAVEKEKS
- the RCCD1 gene encoding RCC1 domain-containing protein 1 isoform X1; translated protein: MAEERRGAWFGFGFCGFGQALGSGRGRQVHSPEPLRAPGAGLDVCRVSASWSYTAFVTREGGRVELSGFAVGAAGGCRDAWASEELLVVLRAGPGPGAGTELQAWAPGSALRGEPLWAQTVPEAEREDGPVGDETQAGPLPLLPCARAYVSPRPPFYWPLAPTLRARRLELGAEHALLLDAAGQVFSWGGGRHGQLGHGTLEAEPEPRLLQALQGLTMAEVAAGGWHSLCVSEAGDIYIWGWNESGQLALPTKSLAEDGKTTAEASGLNEDGSEVKTVAGGEDGAPAPFIAVQPFPALLDLPLGSDAVKASCGSRHTAVVTRTGDLYTWGWVRRPLTIVEHRLRTRRLSGHGSRVQPLRGTWDLPGLGHEPVSPASAGGLSTTAPPGKPC
- the RCCD1 gene encoding RCC1 domain-containing protein 1 isoform X7, coding for MAEERRGAWFGFGFCGFGQALGSGRGRQVHSPEPLRAPGAGLDVCRVSASWSYTAFVTREGGRVELSGFAVGAAGGCRDAWASEELLVVLRAGPGPGAGTELQAWAPGSALRGEPLWAQTVPEAEREDGPVGDETQAGPLPLLPCARAYVSPRPPFYWPLAPTLRARRLELGAEHALLLDAAGQVFSWGGGRHGQLGHGTLEAEPEPRLLQALQGLTMAEVAAGGWHSLCVSEAGDIYIWGWNESGQLALPTKSLAEDGKTTAEASGLNEDGSEVKTVAGGEDGAPAPFIAVQPFPALLDLPLGSDAVKASCGSRHTAVVTRTGDLYTWGWGGPG
- the RCCD1 gene encoding RCC1 domain-containing protein 1 isoform X5, coding for MAEERRGAWFGFGFCGFGQALGSGRGRQVHSPEPLRAPGAGLDVCRVSASWSYTAFVTREGGRVELSGFAVGAAGGCRDAWASEELLVVLRAGPGPGAGTELQAWAPGSALRGEPLWAQTVPEAEREDGPVGDETQAGPLPLLPCARAYVSPRPPFYWPLAPTLRARRLELGAEHALLLDAAGQVFSWGGGRHGQLGHGTLEAEPEPRLLQALQGLTMAEVAAGGWHSLCVSEAGDIYIWGWNESGQLALPTKSLAEDGKTTAEASGLNEDGSEVKTVAGGEDGAPAPFIAVQPFPALLDLPLGSDAVKASCGSRHTAVVTRTGDLYTWGWGSLKAEAGKDIRLDTKMLTQRPLGFLPLSGPWPLTQS
- the RCCD1 gene encoding RCC1 domain-containing protein 1 isoform X4, with product MAEERRGAWFGFGFCGFGQALGSGRGRQVHSPEPLRAPGAGLDVCRVSASWSYTAFVTREGGRVELSGFAVGAAGGCRDAWASEELLVVLRAGPGPGAGTELQAWAPGSALRGEPLWAQTVPEAEREDGPVGDETQAGPLPLLPCARAYVSPRPPFYWPLAPTLRARRLELGAEHALLLDAAGQVFSWGGGRHGQLGHGTLEAEPEPRLLQALQGLTMAEVAAGGWHSLCVSEAGDIYIWGWNESGQLALPTKSLAEDGKTTAEASGLNEDGSEVKTVAGGEDGAPAPFIAVQPFPALLDLPLGSDAVKASCGSRHTAVVTRTGDLYTWGWAVARKASGYSKDSSTEKTGPLASYRDTSVPTWRRSTFTRL
- the RCCD1 gene encoding RCC1 domain-containing protein 1 isoform X3 gives rise to the protein MAEERRGAWFGFGFCGFGQALGSGRGRQVHSPEPLRAPGAGLDVCRVSASWSYTAFVTREGGRVELSGFAVGAAGGCRDAWASEELLVVLRAGPGPGAGTELQAWAPGSALRGEPLWAQTVPEAEREDGPVGDETQAGPLPLLPCARAYVSPRPPFYWPLAPTLRARRLELGAEHALLLDAAGQVFSWGGGRHGQLGHGTLEAEPEPRLLQALQGLTMAEVAAGGWHSLCVSEAGDIYIWGWNESGQLALPTKSLAEDGKTTAEASGLNEDGSEVKTVAGGEDGAPAPFIAVQPFPALLDLPLGSDAVKASCGSRHTAVVTIRRPLTIVEHRLRTRRLSGHGSRVQPLRGTWDLPGLGHEPVSPASAGGLSTTAPPGKPC